One genomic window of Leopardus geoffroyi isolate Oge1 chromosome C3, O.geoffroyi_Oge1_pat1.0, whole genome shotgun sequence includes the following:
- the NUAK2 gene encoding NUAK family SNF1-like kinase 2 isoform X3 — MHIRREIEIMSSLNHPHIIAIHEVFENSSKIVIVMEYASRGDLYDYISERQRLSEQDARHFFRQIVSAVHYCHQNGVVHRDLKLENILLDANGNIKIADFGLSNLYRQGEFLQTFCGSPLYASPEIVNGKPYTGPEVDSWSLGVLLYILVHGTMPFDGQDHKTLVKQISNGSYREPLKPSDACGLIRWLLMVNPTRRATLEDVASHWWVNWGYATRVGEQEALHEGGHPGSDSGRASMADWLRRSSRPLLENGAKVCSFFKQHAPGGGSIAPGLERQHSLKKSRKENDMAQSRQGDLADDPSLRPGRGNLKLPKGILKKKAPTLSEGARADPEPSLGPASPGQAAPLLPKKGILKKSRQRESGYYSSPEPSESGELLDAGDVFVSGDSEEQKPPQASGLPLHRKGILKHNGKFSRTALELPTPSTFGSLDELASPHPLARASRPSGAMSEDSILSSESFDQLDLPERLPEPLLRGCVSVDNLMGLEEPPAEGPGSRGLRRWWQDPLGDSCFSLTDCQEVTEAYRQALGVCSKLS, encoded by the exons ATGCACATTCGGCGAGAGATTGAGATCATGTCATCACTCAACCACCCCCACATCATTGCCATCCACGAAG TGTTTGAGAACAGCAGCAAGATTGTGATCGTCATGGAGTACGCCAGCCGGGGCGACCTGTACGACTACATCAGTGAGCGGCAGCGGCTCAGCGAGCAGGACGCCCGCCATTTCTTCCGGCAGATCGTCTCGGCCGTGCACTATTGCCACCAG AATGGGGTTGTCCACCGTGATCTCAAGCTGGAGAACATCCTCTTAGATGCCAATGGAAATATTAAG ATTGCAGACTTTGGGCTCTCCAACCTCTACCGCCAGGGCGAGTTCCTGCAGACGTTCTGTGGGAGCCCCCTGTACGCCTCACCTGAGATCGTCAACGGGAAACCCTACACGGGCCCAGAG GTGGACAGCTGGTCCTTGGGTGTCCTTCTGTACATCCTGGTCCATGGTACCATGCCCTTTGATGGGCAGGACCATAAGACGCTGGTGAAACAGATCAGCAACGGGTCCTACAGGGAGCCGCTTAAACCCTCTG ATGCCTGTGGCCTGATCCGGTGGTTGTTGATGGTGAACCCCACCCGCCGAGCCACCCTGGAGGATGTGGCCAGTCACTGGTGGGTCAACTGGGGCTATGCCACCCGCGTGGGGGAGCAGGAGGCTCTGCACGAGGGCGGGCACCCTGGCAGCGACTCTGGCCGGGCCTCCATGGCTGACTGGCTGCGGCGGTCCTCTCGCCCGCTCCTGGAGAATGGGGCCAAGGTCTGCAGCTTCTTCAAGCAGCACGCGCCTGGAGGCGGGAGCATCGCCCCAGGCCTGGAGCGCCAGCATTCACTCAAGAAGTCCCGCAAAGAGAACGACATGGCCCAGTCTCGCCAGGGGGACCTGGCTGACGATCCCTCTCTCCGTCCCGGCAGGGGCAACCTCAAGCTGCCGAAGGGCATTCTCAAGAAGAAGGCACCAACCTTGTCAGAAGGGGCAAGGGCAGACCCCGAGCCCAGCCTGGGCCCTGCGAGCCCAGGGCAGGCCGCCCCCCTGCTCCCCAAGAAGGGCATCCTCAAGAAGTCTCGGCAGCGGGAATCTGGCTACTACTCCTCTCCGGAACCCAGTGAATCTGGGGAGCTCCTGGACGCCGGCGATGTGTTTGTGAGTGGGGACTCTGAGGAGCAGAAGCCCCCCCAGGCCTCAGGGCTGCCCCTCCATCGCAAAGGCATCCTCAAACACAATGGCAAGTTCTCCCGCACAGCCCTGGAGCTCCCAACCCCCTCCACCTTCGGCTCCTTGGATGAACTGGCCTCCCCTCACCCTCTGGCCCGGGCCAGCCGCCCCTCCGGGGCTATGAGTGAGGACAGCATCCTGTCCTCTGAGTCATTTGACCAGCTGGACTTGCCTGAACGGCTCCCCGAGCCCCTGCTGCGGGGCTGTGTGTCTGTGGACAACCTCATGGGGCTTGAGGAGCCCCCCGCAGAGGGCCCTGGAAGCAGAGGCCTGAGGCGCTGGTGGCAGGACCCCCTGGGGGATAGCTGCTTTTCCCTGACCGACTGCCAGGAGGTGACAGAGGCCTACCGACAGGCACTGGGGGTCTGCTCAAAGCTCagctga